Genomic DNA from Prunus persica cultivar Lovell chromosome G1, Prunus_persica_NCBIv2, whole genome shotgun sequence:
tctgtctacTAACTTGGTTTTCTAGTTAATATGTAAAATGAAAGCATTTGTGTCTTAATTTCTAAAAATGTTGACATTAACCACCctcaaattatgaaattacagGAAGTGAATACAGCTATGTGAAGCACCAGGTTGATGCGCTTGACAAAGATAACTTTGTGTACAGCTACAGTTTGATTGAAGGAGATGCTCTTTCAgacaaaattgagaaaatctCTTATGAGATTAAGTTGGTGGCATCTGCAGATGGAGGTTCCATCATAAAAAACACCAGCAACTACCACATCAAGGGAGATGTTGAGATCAAGGAAGAGCATGTTAAAGCTGGCAAAGAAAGGGCCCATGCTTTGTTCAAGGTTATTGAGACCTATCTTGTGGCCAACCCCGATGCCTACAACTAAAACCATCTATTATATATTCTACATGTTAAGGGCAACAATCTTATGTCCTCTCCTTTCTCTGTTTGTTCAGCGGGgtggttttcaattttctcataCAAAAGCAGTCTATGTAGTTATGATTAAAGATTGTATTTGATTACAATTTCAATAAATGGAACACAAATCATTTGATAGCTTTTTCCAAATTTGGTTTGCAATGTTTCCCCTGATTTCATGAATTCCACATCGATCGATGTTAAGTGTCCGGGGCTAACTTAGCCAAAAATCAGAATATAGAAGTATATCTTTTAAAGATAGAACATTCGACCCAAATCAATTAGCAATGAGTTGAGAGGTTCAACATTTTCTTTACGTAAATGCAAGATATAAAATACCCCATCTAGAGACTTTGATTCTTTGGTTGGCAAGGAGGAGAGGCAGATTAGCTACTCTGGACGGGTTCAGCTATTTATAATGGTCTCACTGCTCATGCTTGGCTACCTGTTTCCCTTTGGTACCTTTGttgttctttgtttctttacaAATATATCTGTCAAGAAATCATGCTTAAATTTGTTTCTGGTTCTCCGTTGTGTCATGTTTGTGCAGATTTCTGTGAGTTCTTTTTGGACAAAGATTTCTATGAGTTTGATTGTCAGTTTTTATTGTACAATAAAGCACGGATATATGACGTTCAACGAAATAAAAAAGTGAAGTAACAAATTGGCATTACCAAAAGTGCAGTAAAAGCCACAGGCAGAAAATCCATAGAAAGGCCCCAATAAGCTGGGCTTTGTACTTTGTTTATCTTCAGAAAGACAAAATTACAATGGCCCAATTGGCCcaatttagaaaataagttGATTCGATCCAAGAGGAAAAATTGGTAAGATCAAacaaatgttttattttatcaatggGGTTCTTGGTTAGATTGGTTCAGGTCTTAGGTGTGCTCCTAAGTAATTTTGGATTTAAATTCCCATGGTACTCGTGCCTCTCAAGACCCTCTAAGTAGAATTCGAAAgccttttaaaataattaaaattctaaaagtaaaaaattggCTAAAATCTTAACATGTCCAAAGTTTCCCTGAAGAATTGACCATATTTTCAATTGGAAACATTTGCTGGAGATACAATTAGatatatttagtcatataccaaTTCTTagctaaaattataaataaactctacacaatttaatttttataaacatactcaaaaaaaacccaaaaaatgacagctggacttattgaatttaattttgattattaaattacttggatgccctattgagtgttttgggcttttttatgaagttttggagttgggtttgttttaagaaatcaatggcagttttgtaatttaaaagaagttaaaaacttttttgttatgttgtaaatgaactTTGgttgtgtttctaaagtccatttcatatagggttttttttttaattatttgggctcctatattgggtataatagcaAATCTCCCTATTGAAGGAGATGATAAGTTTGTCAAAGTTGTCGCTATGTACCCATTAAGCACAATACAGTACGGAAGACCACCATTGTGACAAGTATTGGGTACATAGCGACGACTTTGACAAACTTATCATCTCATTCAATGCAGATATTCAGTCATTTTCTCAAgtctttttggtcatttgcTAAACCCTATCAAATTAATTGACTTTTTCAAGCCATTTGTGGACAAGTACATTTAGCAATTAACAAAATCTAAAATTCTTTCATATTGAGTGCTATAATGCATGGGATCAAAAGGAAGTTATAATTTATTCATCTTTTCTATTGAGAGGGACGATAGTATACTAGATTAACGCACACTACACGGATACTAAGACTCTAACTCATGATATTTCTTGGAGGGAGAAATTGCTACAAACCACTACATTAGTGGGTCTTTTGTGAAGTTATAAtttgtaattcaataaattaatattgtttttattctaAGAAGCAGCATTACTAGTTGATGTGAtcaaaaatccaatttataatttactcaatatctgaaaatatatTACATTGAATGTACTTGGACAGTTTGATGACCAAATTAGCAGATAATTGCAATCTATAGCAAACTCTTGGCTGATTATGGCGACATCTTTGATTCAtaactttattaatttttctagTAGAATTGCTCCtagatatatatacaattcaattaacttcttttttggttcattAGTTAGGGTGGGGAGAGGAGGGAGTTTTTCTACAATAGTgatgtatgtatatgtatgaaGAATATAAATTACTATAATATATGCACGTCTTTTTTGTAACTAAATTAGGTTTCATATATGTCAAATTATGATTtacgaaaaagaagaaagcgaTAATTATATCAACACGATAATCAAGGTATTGATAGTATCAATAATATAGGTAACATATCGATGTTGATGTACATCTTGCTCTAACTACAGGGAAACATTATCCCTTATCACTGGCCCTGACGTATTTGTGTGTAcatatagataatatatattatatattctcTTTATTGGGATGAACATATTCTTGATGTCAGACCAAGAGAAAAACATCCCTTTGATGACCATATATGTTGAACATGGACTGTTTTTATGGTACCATTAGCTCGATGTATGAATGAGGACGAAATTTGGTCCCAAGGTGATTGCATCACCCATCAACAGGCTTTGATGTAATATGTTGTTACCattactttattttaaattaaaatgatgGACGAATTATGAtctggaaaattaatttttcaactCATTCATGCAGCCCCACTACAAAGTGATCCACTATTTTCTGACTTGATAAGCTTACATTAACATTTTCCTTGTTGTGTAAATGTCGATTAAGTTAGATGGTCAAAGGTATTATGTCTGTTCCTTTGCACTCGAGTTGGATCTCTTTTTCCCCTGTCAACGTAGGTCTTGTGAGTGAGACTTTTTCCAACCTCAATAAATGTTCGATGAATTGGGTGTGAGTTAGATTTTGATATGTTACTATctgcgaaaaaaaaaaaacactgcgGTTGATCAAGACAATAAGCAATGATTTTGAAACatagaaaaatcaaagggaTCAATAGCCAATGGTGACGCCAGTTGCCATTGCTGATTAATCAAAGCAAACCAACAAGTCTCTTGAAACCCCAAAGTCAGAGAAGGGGAGAACCGAAAACatataagtaaataaataaataaaactttggCTACATACATAGATATCCTATAATTAccaaattttaattgttttttatattttttttaataaaaggtGAGAATAGCACAGGCTATGTATGAACAGTTCATGAAGTTCTCCAGAGTTGTCtgtttttctctattttcatGTCATGTACTTCTCTTAAAAAATCTCTCGTTCTCATAAAAACAATGTGACTTTACAGTTTATGTATTGCAAAAACCTCCATTTAAGGCTGAATTTTTACTATGTATTCTGGATTTTTTTCCCCTGATTTCAATTGAATCCCTACCATTTcgcagaaaaataaaaacaaaaataaaaacaaaaaacaatgtAAATTTACCTTAACATTGATGACCGACAGTTCGAGTAAACTGAGACattgaaaattcaaagttgGAAGACCATCTACAAACTCGGCTCCCCTCATTCCCTCTTGAATTTTTGTGTACTTCCAGAGTCTATCAGACcgttcaaattattattatttttctttctggagATTATTATCCGATACAATTAATTGTAGCACCAACTTGCATAAACTGGTTGATGATCTACAGGGACACTCCACACAGCTGTGGCCTTATAATCTCAACCCCTGTGATCTCTATAAATACAGCCTAaacctttctcttctcttcatccCAACAACTCTTTACTCTTCAAACAACTCTGTTTGTCCTTTAAACTCTCCCTTTGATCATTTTCCAACTCAAGGACTCATATCATGGGTGTCTTCACGTACGAAACAGAGTTCACCTCTGTCATCCCACCAGAAAAGTTGTTCAAGGCTTTCATCCTCGACGCCGACAACCTCATCCCCAAGATTGCTCCAACAGCAGTGAAAGATACCGAGATCCTTGAAGGAGATGGAGGGGTTGGAACCATCAAGAAGGTCACCTTTGGTGAAGGTAATTAGCtagttctttttatttttattttttttttaatacaagagAGATATTGAAAAATGGGGGATTCGAACACACTCGTAATTGTTCTTAACTACTTGATTTACAAGTCGAGTAATTAGATAGTTCTGTATGCTcatgtttttttcttaagATAGTAAAAAATTCTTATAATGTGACAAGCATGGTTGactaatttgtttatttatgttatAATTTGCAGGAAGCCAATATGGGTATGTGAAGCACAGGATCGATGGGATTGACAAAGACAACCTTACATACAGTTACACTTTGATTGAAGGAGATGCCTTGTCTGACGTAATCGAGAAGATCGTTTATGATATCAAGTTGGTGGCATCCCCCAACGGAGGATCCATTGTCAAGACCATCAGCCACTACCATACCAAGGGAGATGTTGAGATCAAGGAAGAGCAAGTTAAGGCTGGCAAAGAGAAGGCTGCCGGTCTCTTCAAGCTTGTTGAAGGCTACCTCTTGGCCAACCCCGATGCCTACAACTAAATCCAGACTTTTGTTTGTATTTATGTTTTTCCAGCTCTGTTATCAGCTGAAGGTGTGGATTTGATGTTGTTTCTGCCTAAAGAGTGggggaaaaaagggaaaagaaaaactgccCTGGCCTTGGTGTGTTAAATGTTTGTTGTCCCATATATTCCAGGTGGATTGGTATTGTATTATTTTCtacaaaataatgaaaatcatATGTTAATCAAACTATAAATTGCATGAGCACTGGGCTCATTAGTTTCTTCGATTTCAATatatttaacaattttttgatgtcaccaaaaaaattggattAGAACTTGATTAGTCTGACGATCAAACTCCAATTTAAAGTTGGCCTCTGTCTTTGCCTTATATTTGGTAGGGTTAgctgttttattatttcttgaatttagacccgatttgtatttgagtacctcaatttccaaaatgatTCTCGTtgtcctttaactttagtttcgttaaG
This window encodes:
- the LOC109950268 gene encoding major allergen Pru ar 1-like, producing the protein IIIITGVFTYETEFTSVIAPPRLFKALVLDADNLVPKIAPQAVKSAEIVEGDGGVGTIKKTSFGEGSEYSYVKHQVDALDKDNFVYSYSLIEGDALSDKIEKISYEIKLVASADGGSIIKNTSNYHIKGDVEIKEEHVKAGKERAHALFKVIETYLVANPDAYN
- the LOC18792329 gene encoding major allergen Pru ar 1, whose product is MGVFTYETEFTSVIPPEKLFKAFILDADNLIPKIAPTAVKDTEILEGDGGVGTIKKVTFGEGSQYGYVKHRIDGIDKDNLTYSYTLIEGDALSDVIEKIVYDIKLVASPNGGSIVKTISHYHTKGDVEIKEEQVKAGKEKAAGLFKLVEGYLLANPDAYN